One part of the Tunicatimonas pelagia genome encodes these proteins:
- a CDS encoding tetratricopeptide repeat protein, protein MMALSLEQAKKCQVDGHISWPDYFNSKTYLQGAINNDTLLIREEALVQGIEMDLQSTYQAVLIEEGEIQGKVYDSSNVWIASFTLTGIDKMDKETLQSWQDKQQQQVEKFGTAKILEENLQIEISEIIQKRAPEANQPSFSTVEITADAKVGQMQLPMYIAIKQPNYIYLETSFQNLKLIRSSYDSITWSYDPMKDKVTIQKNEEEVDFGQFSSFAGADINHLIDSSEFIVSEIRNSLLNGEECYRILLTNRDEKQIIFIDKKTGHSVRKDKNTEIEYYLSYRNYSGFDFPSTVIQVDLKSRNEFSIQEVSINIPLDDSLFFIPAHLKSKVEAEVKDGDYYNELGNEEFKNSEFDLALQHYSKAIAQNPNNGIYYYNRGVVKLETEDYYGAISDFNQSISLKPNYSATYNRLGVAKFKLGDYTSAITDFDKAIGLDSTFEKAYYNRGYTYLTLNEYEDAMRDYQYLTTIDSTNGDYFFHVGFTLAQTGEHTEAIRYYEQGKTLGYETANTHNYLGVSYYAVEDYQKALVAFKEASRLDTLDATKTLNLGKAYYELERYDSAEIFINKALSVSSDNDDAISYLGLVYYQQEDYNQAIHYFTEAIKIMDQNAYYFDYRARAKREAMDFEGAVEDFTASIDLYSKDPVTFYERGMVKMLMNNQYDACRDFQKAMDLGLQEAEEKIEETCLFNGD, encoded by the coding sequence ATGATGGCTCTTTCTTTAGAACAGGCGAAGAAATGTCAGGTAGACGGACACATCAGTTGGCCAGATTATTTTAATAGCAAAACGTATCTTCAAGGGGCTATCAACAATGACACCTTACTTATTCGTGAAGAAGCATTAGTGCAGGGCATAGAGATGGATTTACAATCCACTTATCAAGCAGTTTTGATTGAAGAAGGGGAAATTCAAGGGAAAGTATACGACTCAAGCAACGTGTGGATTGCCAGTTTTACGCTTACCGGTATTGATAAAATGGACAAAGAAACGCTACAAAGCTGGCAAGATAAGCAACAACAGCAAGTAGAGAAGTTTGGTACAGCCAAAATCTTGGAAGAAAACCTTCAGATCGAAATAAGTGAAATTATCCAAAAGCGAGCACCAGAAGCAAATCAGCCATCCTTTTCTACCGTAGAGATTACCGCAGATGCCAAGGTTGGTCAGATGCAATTGCCGATGTATATTGCTATTAAACAGCCTAACTATATTTACCTCGAGACATCTTTTCAGAATCTTAAACTTATACGATCAAGCTACGATTCAATCACCTGGAGCTATGATCCAATGAAGGATAAGGTGACAATTCAAAAGAACGAAGAGGAAGTCGATTTTGGTCAGTTTAGTAGTTTTGCGGGGGCTGACATCAATCACCTAATAGATTCTTCGGAGTTTATAGTCTCTGAAATAAGAAACTCACTACTGAACGGGGAAGAATGTTACAGAATACTATTAACCAATAGAGATGAAAAACAGATAATATTTATCGATAAGAAGACAGGACATTCGGTGCGAAAGGATAAAAACACTGAAATAGAATACTATTTATCTTATCGAAATTATAGTGGATTTGATTTTCCCTCGACGGTAATTCAAGTTGACTTAAAGAGTAGAAACGAGTTTTCTATTCAAGAAGTCTCTATCAATATACCTCTTGATGATAGTCTTTTCTTTATTCCTGCTCACCTGAAAAGTAAGGTAGAAGCAGAAGTAAAAGACGGAGATTATTACAATGAATTAGGAAACGAAGAATTCAAGAATAGTGAGTTTGATTTGGCTCTTCAACATTATTCAAAAGCTATTGCTCAGAATCCTAATAACGGAATTTACTACTACAACCGAGGGGTAGTCAAACTAGAAACTGAAGACTATTACGGAGCCATTAGCGACTTTAATCAGAGTATCTCTCTAAAGCCAAATTACTCAGCAACCTACAACCGATTGGGCGTAGCTAAATTTAAATTGGGTGACTATACTTCGGCTATTACTGATTTTGATAAAGCAATAGGATTGGACAGTACCTTTGAAAAAGCCTACTATAATCGTGGGTATACTTACCTTACTCTAAATGAGTACGAAGATGCAATGCGTGATTACCAATATCTCACGACAATTGACTCTACCAATGGCGACTATTTCTTTCACGTAGGATTCACCTTGGCACAAACCGGAGAGCATACTGAGGCGATTCGTTATTACGAGCAAGGGAAAACATTGGGGTACGAAACTGCCAATACACATAACTATCTCGGCGTATCCTACTACGCAGTAGAAGATTACCAGAAGGCACTTGTTGCATTTAAGGAAGCCAGTCGGCTTGATACGCTAGACGCTACCAAAACACTAAATTTGGGAAAAGCTTATTATGAGCTTGAACGATACGACTCGGCTGAAATATTTATAAATAAAGCCCTATCTGTAAGTTCAGATAATGACGATGCCATCAGCTATCTAGGACTGGTTTATTATCAGCAAGAAGACTACAATCAGGCTATTCACTATTTTACTGAGGCAATAAAGATTATGGATCAGAATGCCTATTACTTTGACTATCGGGCAAGAGCCAAACGAGAGGCTATGGATTTTGAGGGGGCTGTTGAAGATTTTACGGCATCAATTGACCTCTACTCCAAAGATCCGGTTACTTTTTATGAGAGAGGCATGGTTAAAATGTTGATGAATAATCAGTATGATGCTTGTCGGGACTTTCAGAAAGCTATGGATCTAGGGCTACAAGAAGCGGAAGAAAAGATAGAGGAGACCTGCTTGTTCAATGGCGATTAG
- a CDS encoding succinylglutamate desuccinylase/aspartoacylase family protein: MKDRIIGHLTQGRPGPLVILIGGLHGNEIEGVRATERVFEQLKKYTINGEIIGLRGNLTAIAQQRRYVAYDLNRCWTEAHLRFLRSGTIEHAKPEDQEAIALLEIIDHYAEQSVSTKVIADLHTTSAQKGNFVIVPEYYANHPVVEALHIPIVVNMEYFLRGTLLNYSCERGFISFAFEGGQIGSSEAIDLHEAGIWSMLLEAGAVEDTPKNFKEDLTSYLQQLADGLPNRVTAKSMHVVHEGANFSMKAGYFNFKPVQKGEVLAQDKDGPIVSPQDGLIFMPLYQKEGSDGFFIVDLEE, translated from the coding sequence ATGAAGGATAGAATAATTGGTCACCTTACCCAGGGACGACCCGGACCGTTGGTCATACTAATTGGGGGATTACACGGAAATGAGATAGAGGGAGTTCGAGCTACGGAGCGAGTATTTGAACAACTGAAAAAATACACCATCAACGGAGAGATTATTGGCTTGCGGGGTAACCTGACCGCTATTGCCCAACAGCGCCGGTATGTAGCGTATGATTTAAATCGTTGCTGGACAGAGGCGCACTTGCGGTTCTTACGCTCAGGAACTATTGAACACGCTAAACCAGAAGACCAAGAAGCCATTGCGCTGCTGGAGATCATCGACCACTACGCCGAACAATCAGTTTCTACTAAAGTTATAGCCGACTTACATACCACATCGGCACAAAAGGGCAATTTTGTTATTGTGCCGGAGTATTACGCCAACCACCCGGTAGTTGAAGCTTTGCATATTCCGATTGTGGTGAACATGGAATACTTTCTCCGGGGCACTTTACTAAACTACAGTTGTGAACGAGGCTTTATCTCCTTTGCCTTCGAGGGTGGACAAATTGGCTCTTCCGAAGCTATTGATCTGCACGAAGCCGGTATTTGGTCAATGCTGCTAGAAGCGGGTGCTGTAGAAGATACTCCCAAAAATTTCAAGGAAGATCTGACCAGTTACCTACAGCAGTTAGCGGATGGTTTACCGAACCGAGTCACGGCAAAATCGATGCACGTAGTACACGAAGGGGCTAACTTTAGCATGAAAGCCGGTTACTTCAATTTTAAACCGGTACAAAAAGGGGAAGTACTAGCCCAAGATAAAGACGGCCCAATTGTGTCGCCCCAAGACGGACTTATCTTTATGCCCCTCTACCAAAAAGAAGGTAGCGACGGTTTCTTCATCGTTGATTTAGAGGAGTAA
- a CDS encoding CBS domain-containing protein produces the protein MGTLNVKLVSSRDDLNRNTRNILQDLKALETMLEESWFNEAPIHIGAEQELCLVDSHCKPKPISLEVLDRIQSPGFTTELAKFNIEINLDPLEFTGSCFSDLAQSIAQNMDELYALGSEMGFDPVMTGILPTLRKTDMEDHNCTPLPRYHALMEALSKLRGREYELSIRGIDELNIKHDSAMLEACNTSFQVHLQVAPKDFVQKYNIALAIAAPTLAIATNSPFLFGKRLWSETRIALFQQSIDTRVVSEHLRDRSPRVTFGNHWMQDSIIELYREDIVRFRPMLMTDPDDDVTQMIKEGKTPDLSSLMTHNSTVYRWNRPCYGISPNGKPHLRIENRLLPSGPSIVDEVANSAFWLGLMEGAHQEYGDITQKMEFDDVRSNFISSAFAGHDTDLTWLNGQKISTSELIAKELLPLARQGLEKRQVNSEDINYYLGIIESRNQLRRTGSYWILQSFSKLSKEVLSDERSSTLTSAMIKNQKSGKPIHEWELAARQDSREWSATSLLIEEFMTRDVFSVEENDIPELVANIMDWQRVRFVPVEDKKGHLCGLVTARRLIRYLVDRAGNDKCEEKPVKDLMISNPITIAPDKTVMEAMKLMQQHNAPCLPVVKNSALVGIISEGNFLNVTASLLNVLEEQHEG, from the coding sequence ATGGGCACACTAAACGTCAAGCTGGTTTCAAGTCGGGATGATCTTAACCGCAATACTAGAAATATCTTACAAGACCTAAAAGCATTGGAAACGATGCTAGAGGAATCCTGGTTTAACGAGGCTCCCATCCACATTGGGGCGGAGCAGGAGTTATGCCTGGTAGATTCTCACTGTAAGCCTAAACCCATTTCGCTAGAAGTACTCGACCGCATTCAGTCCCCAGGATTTACTACTGAGCTAGCGAAGTTCAACATTGAAATTAATCTTGATCCACTAGAATTTACGGGCAGTTGCTTTTCTGATCTGGCGCAAAGTATTGCCCAGAATATGGATGAGCTTTACGCATTGGGTTCCGAAATGGGCTTTGACCCAGTGATGACAGGGATTCTCCCTACGCTGCGGAAGACCGATATGGAGGATCATAATTGCACTCCTTTACCACGCTACCACGCCCTGATGGAAGCTCTTAGCAAATTACGAGGACGCGAGTACGAACTAAGTATCCGAGGAATTGATGAACTGAACATTAAGCACGATTCAGCCATGCTGGAGGCCTGTAATACCAGTTTTCAGGTACACTTGCAAGTTGCCCCAAAGGATTTTGTCCAGAAGTATAATATTGCGTTAGCCATTGCGGCTCCGACACTCGCCATTGCGACTAATTCCCCGTTTCTGTTCGGGAAACGGCTTTGGAGTGAAACTCGCATTGCGCTCTTCCAGCAGTCAATTGATACCCGAGTAGTATCCGAACATTTGCGCGATCGTAGTCCGCGGGTAACGTTTGGCAATCATTGGATGCAGGATTCGATCATTGAACTGTACCGAGAGGATATCGTTCGTTTCCGACCGATGCTGATGACCGATCCTGATGATGATGTGACCCAGATGATAAAAGAAGGAAAAACTCCTGACCTTAGTAGTCTGATGACCCACAACTCTACCGTGTACCGCTGGAACCGCCCCTGCTACGGGATTAGTCCCAACGGGAAACCTCACTTGCGGATTGAGAACCGCTTACTACCCTCTGGTCCCAGTATTGTTGATGAAGTAGCCAACTCCGCCTTCTGGTTGGGGTTGATGGAAGGAGCTCACCAAGAATACGGCGACATCACCCAAAAGATGGAATTTGACGATGTTCGGTCTAATTTTATTTCCTCTGCCTTTGCCGGGCATGATACTGACTTGACTTGGCTCAATGGGCAGAAAATTAGTACCAGCGAACTAATTGCGAAGGAATTGCTACCGCTGGCTCGGCAGGGTCTAGAGAAACGCCAGGTGAACTCCGAAGATATAAATTACTATCTGGGTATTATTGAGTCTAGAAACCAATTGCGTCGCACTGGGTCTTACTGGATTCTGCAATCATTTAGCAAGCTGAGTAAGGAGGTACTGAGCGACGAGCGGTCGTCCACACTAACTTCGGCAATGATTAAGAACCAAAAGTCGGGTAAACCTATTCACGAGTGGGAGCTAGCTGCTCGGCAAGATTCCCGGGAGTGGTCGGCTACTTCCTTACTGATTGAAGAGTTCATGACCCGCGATGTGTTTAGCGTAGAAGAAAACGATATTCCTGAACTGGTGGCGAATATTATGGACTGGCAACGGGTGCGCTTCGTTCCGGTAGAAGATAAAAAGGGACATCTGTGTGGATTGGTAACCGCTCGCCGCCTGATTCGCTATTTAGTAGATAGAGCGGGAAATGATAAATGTGAAGAAAAACCCGTAAAAGACTTGATGATTAGCAACCCCATTACCATTGCTCCCGATAAAACCGTAATGGAAGCCATGAAACTAATGCAACAACATAATGCGCCTTGTTTACCGGTGGTAAAAAACAGCGCACTAGTTGGCATCATTTCGGAGGGTAATTTTTTAAATGTAACCGCAAGCTTATTGAATGTACTGGAAGAACAGCATGAAGGATAG
- a CDS encoding PAS domain S-box protein, producing MAKKGNFLRRNSISLFIGFIILLILASSTTAFYSRLGAAQHQEKKDALLKVRETLDRIWSHITRADMGFRGYALIQEERYLGPYKGALEKHEQDLDSLSYYLLQQDYPEERLMADNEKAIKDYISLVGEMIDLTRQGRKEEALSILAGNPRYNIWLIYNAFNTDAIDYISQLQIDAQQQYDTVQRYTTIVQAALLIIGIPILVLVILRLTREGRVRRQLLGQLDNSNREFVYNDGHARSGEEAEQIIGYLTQNLEKVTSFIRNLGSGQSEWTELSNTQRELNENTLVGELLKMQEKLDQIKQEDELRLWATEGEGKVAEIARTHQTDLSTLGDELLAYIVRYASANQGGLFIASEETSNPHLEMVACYAYDTKKYEEKIIKPGQGLLGQAFVEQKTIRLTQIPENYVRITSGLGEATPSYLVIIPLKFNEEVLGVLEIASFQELSTFKVDFLEKISEIVASSISVVRTTQRTHGLLEESKQQAEELQAQEEEMRQNMEELQATQEAAHRDQEKVQAIFDSASDGIIVLTDQEHVEMFNPAAEEMFGYSADEVQNQSFDKLLASPADKNVGTQSDTALIVGELQTVEARRKNGDVFLAELKMQESEVGKQRMFIGVIRDLTQDERQRTNEELMRSRIKEVEQKAYDRLVKLREKFKGEIAERDRQIEVLQTNLTESRSKSK from the coding sequence ATGGCTAAAAAAGGAAATTTCTTAAGAAGAAATAGTATTTCACTATTTATCGGCTTCATCATATTGCTGATTTTGGCCAGTTCAACGACTGCTTTCTACAGCCGATTGGGAGCAGCCCAGCACCAAGAGAAAAAAGACGCTCTACTAAAGGTTCGCGAAACTCTTGATAGAATATGGTCTCATATCACCCGGGCCGACATGGGTTTTCGAGGCTATGCCCTAATACAGGAAGAAAGGTACTTAGGGCCTTATAAAGGTGCCTTGGAAAAGCACGAGCAGGATTTGGATTCGCTATCTTACTATCTGTTACAGCAAGACTACCCAGAAGAAAGATTGATGGCTGATAATGAGAAAGCCATTAAGGACTATATTAGCCTAGTTGGTGAAATGATTGATCTAACTAGACAAGGGAGGAAGGAGGAAGCACTCAGCATTCTTGCAGGTAATCCTAGATATAATATTTGGCTTATCTACAATGCGTTTAATACAGATGCGATAGACTATATTAGTCAGTTACAGATAGATGCTCAGCAGCAGTACGACACTGTTCAACGCTATACTACAATAGTGCAAGCTGCACTACTTATTATAGGAATCCCCATTTTAGTCTTAGTCATTCTCCGGCTTACGCGAGAGGGTAGAGTACGTCGACAGCTATTGGGGCAATTAGACAATAGCAATCGAGAATTTGTCTATAACGACGGACATGCCCGTAGTGGTGAAGAAGCAGAACAAATTATTGGTTACCTAACTCAGAACCTGGAAAAGGTTACCAGTTTTATTAGAAACTTAGGCTCAGGGCAATCAGAGTGGACGGAGCTAAGCAATACCCAAAGAGAACTGAATGAGAATACACTGGTGGGGGAGTTGCTTAAAATGCAGGAAAAGCTCGACCAGATAAAGCAAGAGGATGAACTTCGTTTATGGGCCACTGAGGGAGAAGGCAAGGTAGCCGAAATTGCTCGCACTCACCAAACTGATCTAAGCACCTTGGGTGACGAATTACTGGCTTATATTGTCAGGTACGCCAGTGCTAATCAAGGGGGGCTTTTCATTGCTAGCGAAGAGACCTCTAACCCTCATTTAGAAATGGTGGCCTGCTACGCCTACGACACAAAGAAGTACGAAGAAAAGATCATTAAACCTGGTCAGGGCTTACTTGGTCAGGCCTTTGTGGAGCAGAAAACTATTCGGCTTACGCAAATTCCAGAAAATTACGTGCGGATTACTTCAGGACTGGGGGAGGCTACTCCATCATATCTGGTTATTATACCCTTAAAATTTAACGAAGAAGTACTAGGAGTATTGGAAATTGCTTCCTTCCAGGAGCTAAGTACCTTTAAGGTCGATTTCCTGGAAAAAATTAGTGAGATTGTAGCTTCTTCTATCTCAGTAGTACGTACCACTCAGCGTACCCACGGTTTGCTAGAAGAATCAAAGCAACAGGCCGAAGAGTTGCAAGCGCAGGAAGAGGAGATGCGCCAGAATATGGAAGAACTGCAAGCTACGCAAGAAGCAGCGCATCGCGACCAAGAGAAAGTACAAGCCATTTTTGACAGTGCTTCGGATGGCATTATTGTGCTTACGGATCAGGAACACGTAGAAATGTTTAATCCGGCAGCCGAAGAAATGTTCGGTTACTCTGCCGATGAAGTACAAAACCAATCCTTCGATAAGCTATTAGCATCACCGGCAGACAAGAACGTTGGCACCCAATCGGATACAGCACTCATCGTGGGTGAACTACAAACAGTAGAAGCTAGGCGCAAAAATGGAGACGTATTTCTAGCCGAACTAAAAATGCAAGAGAGTGAGGTAGGTAAACAGCGGATGTTCATCGGCGTAATCCGCGATCTTACCCAAGATGAGCGGCAAAGAACCAATGAAGAGTTGATGCGATCGCGCATTAAGGAAGTTGAGCAAAAGGCTTATGACCGACTGGTGAAACTTCGGGAAAAGTTTAAAGGTGAAATTGCGGAGCGTGACCGGCAGATTGAAGTACTGCAGACAAACTTAACTGAATCTAGATCAAAGAGTAAGTAG
- a CDS encoding PAS domain-containing protein, with the protein MIDLQETARLKKALDERPEDFEKIIEDTDLAICITNEEAKFVAVNENYTKWYEYDRSELVGESFLKVVPQETQTELSDLHEEFMDIQIEMMREWEVLSKSGKRLKISVDAGYSDKINNAPHKITFVKVENA; encoded by the coding sequence ATGATTGATTTACAAGAAACCGCTCGCCTGAAAAAAGCCCTAGATGAAAGACCCGAAGATTTTGAGAAAATCATTGAGGACACCGATTTAGCCATCTGTATCACTAACGAAGAGGCAAAATTTGTGGCAGTAAATGAAAATTACACTAAATGGTACGAGTACGACCGCAGCGAACTGGTTGGAGAAAGCTTTCTGAAAGTAGTCCCCCAAGAAACCCAAACCGAACTATCCGATCTGCACGAAGAATTTATGGATATTCAGATTGAGATGATGCGCGAGTGGGAAGTGCTAAGTAAAAGTGGTAAACGACTTAAAATAAGTGTAGACGCTGGTTACTCCGATAAGATTAACAACGCTCCGCATAAGATCACCTTTGTAAAAGTAGAAAATGCCTAA
- a CDS encoding DinB family protein, with product MNTLSNHITQTLLDEVQRRIIQESVPRIKKCLRLLSDSQIWHRPNEQTVSVGNLVLHLMGNLRQWVLSGIDGQPDDRQRSQEFTETGPVSTEKLIRDLDSLITEINQALNRVTPEALTEKRDVQGFEESVLSILIHVTEHFSYHTGQITYYTKSTLNVDTQYYSGMDLDKTASD from the coding sequence ATGAACACTCTATCCAATCATATTACCCAAACACTACTTGATGAGGTACAACGGCGTATCATTCAAGAATCGGTACCACGCATCAAGAAATGTTTGCGTTTGCTGAGCGATTCTCAGATATGGCATCGCCCTAATGAGCAAACCGTTAGCGTAGGAAATTTAGTGTTGCACTTGATGGGTAACTTACGGCAGTGGGTACTGAGCGGTATTGACGGTCAGCCCGATGATCGTCAGCGTTCGCAGGAGTTTACCGAAACTGGACCAGTTTCTACCGAAAAGCTCATTCGTGATTTGGATAGCCTGATAACCGAAATAAATCAAGCCCTCAACCGGGTTACACCCGAAGCTCTGACTGAAAAGCGCGATGTGCAAGGCTTTGAAGAAAGTGTACTGTCCATCCTAATTCACGTAACCGAACACTTCTCCTACCATACCGGGCAGATTACCTATTACACCAAATCCACCCTCAACGTAGACACACAGTACTACAGCGGGATGGATTTGGATAAGACTGCTTCTGATTAA
- a CDS encoding DinB family protein: protein MSDSLTSRLQLLYERIPPKVLTLPESDWAAKPAPDKWSKKEVLGHLIDSAINNHTRFIRLQIEPQPLVIKKYAQDDWVRLHQYQEWTTEVLVRCWQSHQHQIIVLMEVAPEESLYKLCDIGNGELKTMQWLYQDYVAHLEHHLQQIIDYDF from the coding sequence ATGAGCGACTCTCTCACTAGCCGGCTTCAGTTACTTTACGAGCGCATTCCGCCTAAAGTACTAACATTGCCTGAATCTGATTGGGCTGCCAAACCAGCTCCTGACAAATGGTCTAAAAAAGAGGTTTTAGGTCATTTGATTGATTCGGCTATTAATAATCACACTCGGTTCATTCGCCTACAGATTGAGCCCCAACCACTGGTCATTAAGAAATATGCTCAGGATGATTGGGTACGATTACATCAGTACCAAGAGTGGACTACCGAAGTGCTGGTTCGTTGTTGGCAATCGCACCAGCACCAGATCATTGTATTGATGGAAGTAGCCCCAGAAGAATCTCTCTATAAACTTTGTGATATTGGCAATGGCGAACTAAAAACCATGCAGTGGCTCTACCAAGATTATGTAGCCCATCTGGAACATCACCTTCAGCAGATTATAGATTATGATTTCTAG
- a CDS encoding GNAT family N-acetyltransferase: protein MLSALHSHSLTLRPFVWEDMPQVLKLVQDKDVAATTLNIPYPCTEAEINDWFQLQQWELEEGKGLRWAVCLTKNKELVGAVKLATHPEYESAELGYWIGRPYWGKGYASKATRLVVEYGFNVLELNRIEAHAMVENAGSSRVLLKLGMQEEGYHPQLIKKWGEFKDVKTYGLLRNRWLATPSTSTINERLSH, encoded by the coding sequence ATGTTATCCGCCCTCCATAGCCATTCCTTAACCCTTCGCCCGTTTGTTTGGGAAGATATGCCTCAGGTACTGAAGCTAGTACAGGATAAAGATGTAGCGGCTACGACGCTCAATATCCCTTACCCTTGTACCGAAGCTGAGATCAACGACTGGTTTCAATTACAGCAGTGGGAGCTAGAGGAAGGAAAAGGATTGCGTTGGGCGGTATGCCTTACCAAAAATAAGGAGCTGGTTGGAGCGGTAAAACTCGCCACGCATCCTGAGTACGAGTCAGCCGAGTTAGGCTACTGGATTGGCAGACCCTACTGGGGCAAAGGCTACGCCTCAAAGGCCACACGTTTAGTGGTAGAGTATGGTTTCAACGTACTGGAACTAAACCGCATTGAGGCGCACGCTATGGTAGAGAATGCCGGTTCTTCGCGAGTGCTACTTAAGCTGGGGATGCAGGAAGAAGGGTATCACCCTCAACTCATTAAAAAATGGGGGGAGTTTAAAGACGTAAAAACCTACGGACTGCTACGTAATCGGTGGCTAGCTACCCCTAGCACCTCTACTATTAATGAGCGACTCTCTCACTAG
- a CDS encoding helix-turn-helix domain-containing protein yields MTMTQPDQPYAKGTLFIPATENRLEVSERTVARILEAKKLVNEYQTIFDQLTNREKEVIPLVVRGLTSTQIAEKLRITRSTVDTHRKNVNRKLAIESPYQLVCIAQAFDLV; encoded by the coding sequence ATGACCATGACTCAACCAGACCAACCCTATGCTAAGGGCACACTTTTTATCCCCGCTACCGAAAATCGCCTAGAAGTAAGTGAACGCACTGTTGCACGAATTCTGGAAGCGAAAAAATTGGTAAACGAGTATCAGACTATTTTTGACCAGCTTACTAATCGGGAAAAGGAGGTTATTCCTTTGGTAGTACGTGGGCTTACTAGCACTCAAATTGCCGAAAAATTACGCATCACCCGTAGTACAGTAGATACGCATCGGAAAAATGTGAATCGGAAACTCGCCATAGAATCGCCCTACCAATTGGTTTGTATTGCTCAAGCTTTTGACCTAGTATAG
- a CDS encoding polysaccharide deacetylase family protein yields MKYFCLFILLQFVGFLSFSQSVETSQRKVAITIDDLPVVTRRSGSAVKLDITQRLIGSLVKNNVPAIGFVNERKLYRRGKLDPTRVNLLRRWLESGLELGNHTYSHPSLHKISLADYKQEILKGETVTKEITQAYGQALAYFRHPFLHTGRSVAVRDSLLQFLDEHGYEVAPISIDNADYLFAAAYERTILDADTTMQQRVRETYLKYMEDYFAYYEQQSQALLGREIAQTLLLHANALNADTFDEMAEMIRERGYSFVSLAEALEDDAYHSQPDTFTGAAGISWIHRWAITQGKKGDFFQGEPQVPPFIDKLADSF; encoded by the coding sequence ATGAAATACTTTTGTCTCTTTATTTTACTTCAGTTCGTTGGATTCCTTAGCTTTTCCCAGTCCGTAGAAACTAGTCAGCGGAAAGTAGCCATTACAATTGACGACTTGCCGGTAGTAACCCGTCGGTCAGGCTCAGCCGTAAAATTGGATATTACGCAACGGTTAATAGGTAGCTTAGTAAAAAACAACGTGCCCGCCATTGGCTTTGTGAATGAGAGAAAGCTGTACCGCAGAGGCAAACTAGACCCAACGCGGGTAAATCTGCTGCGACGGTGGCTAGAGAGCGGGCTAGAACTCGGCAACCACACGTACTCTCATCCGAGCCTACACAAAATTAGTCTGGCTGATTATAAGCAGGAAATTTTAAAGGGCGAAACGGTTACTAAGGAAATCACTCAAGCCTACGGGCAGGCGCTAGCCTACTTTCGCCACCCATTTTTGCATACCGGACGCAGTGTTGCTGTACGCGATTCGTTACTCCAATTTCTCGATGAACACGGTTATGAGGTTGCTCCCATTAGTATTGACAATGCAGACTACTTGTTTGCCGCCGCGTACGAACGAACTATTCTGGATGCAGATACTACAATGCAGCAGCGGGTTCGGGAAACCTACCTTAAGTACATGGAAGACTACTTTGCCTACTACGAGCAGCAGTCACAGGCTTTGCTAGGAAGAGAGATCGCCCAGACGCTACTCTTACACGCCAATGCGCTTAACGCCGATACATTCGATGAAATGGCAGAAATGATTCGGGAACGTGGCTACTCTTTTGTGTCACTAGCCGAGGCTCTAGAAGATGATGCTTATCACTCACAACCGGACACGTTTACCGGGGCTGCTGGGATTTCCTGGATTCACCGCTGGGCAATTACCCAGGGAAAGAAAGGAGACTTTTTTCAGGGAGAGCCGCAGGTGCCTCCTTTTATCGATAAACTGGCCGATAGCTTCTAA